ATGTGGCGAATGGGGCGCATGGCGTCAATCTGGTGCATCTGGAAGATGTCATTTCAGCAATTACACTGTTGTTACAGGCTCCAAAGGGCGGTCACATCTATAATTTATGTGCGCCCGATCACCCATCGCGTGCCGAATTCTATTCTTTGATGGCACGCCAGATGAATCTCGATGCACCAAATTTCCGAACTGAAGCGCAAAATGGCCGCGGTAAGCTGGTGGATGGCAACCGTATCTGCAACGAACTTGGGTTTGAATATCAGTATCCAAACCCGCTGGTAATGCCCATGCAGTAACCGCTGTGGGGCATTACTCGTGACTGTCAGGAACGAGTATGAAACCACTGCTGGATGTGCTGATAATTCTCGATACCCTCGATAAAGAAGGGAGCTTTGCTGCGGCGGCAACAAAGCTCTTTAAAACCCCTTCCGCGCTCAGTTACACCGTGCAAAAACTCGAAAACGATCTCAATATCCAGATCCTCGATCGCTCAGGTCATCGTGCGCGATTTACGCGAACGGGTCAGCTTCTTCTGGAAAAAGGTCGGGAAGTGCTGCATACCGTACGCGAACTTGAACAACAAGCCATCAAGCTTCATCAGGGATGGGAGAACGAACTGGTAATCGGGGTGGACGATTCATTTCCTTTTTCACTGCTGACACCTCTCATCGAAGCGTTCTATAAAAGTTACAGCGTGACACGGCTGAAATTCATCAATGGCGTGTTGGGTGGTTCATGGGAAGCGCTTACCGAAGGGCGAGCAGATATTATTGTTGGTGCAATGAGCGACCCGCCATCCATCAGTGGCTTCGGGTTTACCTTGCTCGGCCAGCTTGAAAGCGTGTTTGTCGTCGCCCCGCACCACCCGCTGGCTGACGCCGAAGAGCCGTTGAATCGTCGCGTGATAAAACGCAGTCGTGCAGTCATCGTGGGGGATACTTCCCGCCTTGAACCGTCACGTTCAATGCATTTACTCGAAGATCAAGATGCTATCACGGTCTTTGACTTCAAAACCAAGCTCGAATTACAGATAAGCGGCATCGGATGCGGCTACGTTCCCCGTTACATGGCGCAGCGTTTTATTGAAAGTGGAGTGCTGGTCGAAAAACAAGTCATTTCCCATGTGCCGTTTGTCCCAGTGTGGATTGGCTGGAACGAACAAACGGCAGGCCTTGCCAGCGAGTGGTGGCGGGAGCAAATTACCACGAATAGCGCCATTTCACGCATTTATGCGCAGGAAATGGGTCGTTAAGAATATTCTCAACTGGAGGATATTTAGGTTATAAATATCATTCAGAATAATAATTGAAAGCGATTTTTAAAAGGATGCGATAGAATTCACAACTCAAATTGGATACTTTTAATTATTTGAATAAGGTGTTGGGAACTTGAAATTAATCATACAAATCCCCTGTTTTAATGAAGCAGAAACACTGGCCATAGCGCTCAATGCGTTACCAAGGCATGTTGAAGGATTCGACGTGGTTGAATGGCTCGTTATTGATGATGGTAGTACTGACGACACCATTAGTGTAGCCAAACAGAACGGTGTGGACCATATCGTCAAGCACACTGGCAATAAAGGACTAGCTAAGGCCTTTATGACAGGACTTGATGCTTGTTTAAGTCTTGATGCTGATGTCATTATTAACACGGATGCTGACAATCAATATTGCGCTGAAGATATTCCGTTATTAGTGGCACCAATACTGGAGCATCGGGCAGAGATGGTGATTGGCGAGCGTCCGATAGCTGCTATCGAGCACTTTTCACCAATAAAAAAATGCCTGCAAAAATTGGGAAGTTGGGTTGTTCGTGTTGCAAGTAAAACAGATATTCCTGATGCACCAAGTGGTTTTAGAGCGATGTCCAGAGCTACCGCGCAGAAACTAATGGTGTTCAATGACTATACATATACATTAGAAACGATCATTCAGGCAGGCCAAAAAAATATAACCATTACATCGGTTCCTGTTCGTGTTAATGAAGATTTACGTCCCTCGCGCTTAGTGAAAAGTATTTCGTCGTACATCAAAAGAAGCATTGTTACTATTGTTCGTATTTTTGTCATATATCGTCCGTTCCGATTTTTTGGAGCAATAGGCGCAGTATTGTTTTTTGCGGGTTTTTTGCTGGGTGTTCGTTTTCTTTATAAATATCTTACCGGTGATGGTAATGGTTATATCCAATCCTTAATTTTAGCGTCTGTGCTAATGGGGATGGGATTTCAAACACTATTAATAGCATTTGTTACTGATTTGCTCTCAGCTAATAGAAAGTTACTTGAAGATTTGCGATTCAAGGTGGCACAAATAAATACCGATCCGATTAAAAAAAGTGATCAAAATAAATAGCTTTATATTTCTTTGAGGTATGTATGAGTTTTAAAGTTTCTGGTGGTAAAGTAGAGGATGGGGTTGTATTTGGAAATACGTTCGATAAATACGGATCCAAAAATCCTATTGTAAGATGGATGATGAGTGGGTTCGATTCCTCGCTTGAAAAATTTGTTGCCCAAGCCAATCCTAAAACCATTCATGAAGTTGGGTGTGGTGAGGGTTTTTGGGTTAATAAATGGAATGAGAATGGCCTAAAAGCCGTTGGTAGTGATTTTTCACATGATGTAATATCAATTGCTAAAGAAAATGCGCTAAGTAAAAAGCTAACACCAGAAGTTTTTAATATTAAAAGCATTTATGATCTAACGCCAGAAACCGATAGTGCTGATTTGATTGTATGTTGTGAAGTTATGGAACATCTGGAAGATCCAGAAAGGGCCATGAAAATCTTGCAGAGTCTGGTCGATAAATATCTTATTATCAGTGTTCCACGTGAACCTGTGTGGTGCGCGCTCAATATGGCTCGGGGAAAGTATATAAAGGATTTTGGTAATACACCGGGGCATATACAACATTGGTCAAAAAAATCCTTTGTAAAATTTACCGAAAAATATTTCAAAATAATTGAAGTAACGTCGCCATTTCCGTGGACTATGTTGTTATGTGTGCCTTATGAAAAAAATTAACCTACGGAAATGGCTTAATTACTTAGGGAGCATAATCGCACTATTAAGTATAGTATTTGTTGCGCATAGAATAACCAAATATTGGGCGCAGATTCCCGATGGTACTTTTACATTAAAATTATTTTTAATAATTATATTGTTGGCAGGTGCTTATGGTGCAGCCAATTTTATTCTTGCTGCAGCATGGAAAATATTAATGGTTGGTTTGCATCAACACATTAGTCATCGTGTTGCAACAAGGATTTACGGCATGACACAATTGGCTAAGTACGTGCCGGGTAACATTTTTCAATTTGCAGGTAGACAGTTACTTACAATGTCTTATGGTTTTTCAGGAAAAGCGATTGCCAAAAGTACTTTTCTTGAATTATTGCTTTTGATTATAACTGGGGCTATTTATATATTTTGGATGCTACCACTGTTATATCCTGGATTTAGTGTCGTTTATGGTCTTTCCCTATTTATAGTTACCATAGTCGGGCTTGTTTTAGGGCTTGAATGGCAAGGTAAGGGTAATTTAATTAAGGTTGTAATTAAATACCTTTTATTCTTATTTATATCTGGAGGGGTTTTCCTCTGCGTATTGTATTCGATTGTGGATAATTGGGTGGTGACACCTGTATTGATATTTCCTTTAATTGGTGCATACGTCATCTCATGGCTTGTAGGGCTAGTCACACCTGGCTCTCCAGCTGGTGTAGGTGTCAGAGAGTTTTTACTGATATTATTTTTGAAGCCATTATTCACTGAGGTTGATATTATTATGGCTGTCGTATTAGGTCGAGTGGTAACAATTATTGGTGACTGCTTTTTCTACTTATATTCATTCTCGTTAAGACAAGATGATTATTATGAATAAACAAAATTCAGGTGTTGTTTTTGTTACGGTTTTTCTTTCGTTGTTTTTTCTTGTGTTAGCAATAGGATATGCACATTCATATAATCCAGGGTTCTTTCCCGATGAATTTGCTCATATGGGATATGTGGTTGATGTTATTAAAAATAAATTTCCAGATTATAATAATGGTCTTGTTTTTTCAAGTAATAAACTAAACTACCTTAATCATCCTGCACTGTATTATGTGATTGTTGGCGAACTGGCTAGTCTTTTACATTTACAAGATATGTATGCAAATGTAGGGCGATATGTGAATATGATTATTTCTATTATAATAATTATACTTACATGCAGAATGTTATATGCAACCACTAAATCCATGTTGGCTACTTTTACTGGGGGCGCCTTTTTATTGGTTATCCCAATGTTTGTAGTTTTAGGAAGCGCAATTAATAATGATCAAATTAATGTTCTTGGTTGCACGCTTGTAATCTATGGATTGCTAGGTTTGATAGAGGTTGAAAGAAAAAATAAATCTTTGACTTCAAGTGTGATTATAATTTGCATTGGCGGAATTGTTGCTTCACTGAGCAAGGCGACTGGTTCTTTGGTCATCGTATGCTTGTTAGTGTCCGTTGCTCTATTCAATTTTTCCACTTTTATAAAAATAATAAAGAAAATATCGTTAAAAGAATGGTTGCTTATAATATTATCAATTTTAATTATTATATTTTACTTTGCTTGTGTACATGCCATATATGATGATTTTTATCCAGCTCCACAAGGTAATCCTGCGCTGTGGTTTTTTATTGAGAATCCAAATGCAAAAAGACTAGATTTTTTAGAATTCTTGGTAAATTTCTTTAAATCTAACTTAGTTACTATTACTATACCTTATGGGCATGTTCCTATTATTGATAGTGAAACTAGAATTGTTATCTTAAAATCTATTTTAATTATGTTAGGGGGCATGAGTAGCTATATACTGGCGATGAAGCTATCAAAAAATAATACTTTTTTCAATCTTGAGTTTTCTTTTATTATTGCTTTTGCCATTTATATTACTGTGTATGTTTTTACAATCAGACAGTTACATCTGAATACTGGGTATATGGGAGCGATGCAGGCTAGGTATTTCTTTGGTTTTTTGCCCGTGTGTTCTTTAGTCATTGGTAAATTCATATGTTATGTCAATAGCAAAATATTTCAAATAATAGTATTTATGTTGATGGTGTCAGGGTTGATAACTTCTATTTATCCAGCGCTGGTGAAATTTACTGACTTACGAATGTTGCAATCAACTATAATTATAGAGCAACCACTTTATAACACTAGCTATGGATATCTTACAAAAGGTCGTGGCTTTGAACAGGCAATTCTGGCTGAATCAAACTCCCTTAATGGGGTTGAATTGATGCTGGCTACGTATGCACGAAATAATCATGGAGCATTGATTCTTGAACTACTTGATGGTTCTGGTGTGATAATTGCTAGTGATATAGTAAAAATGGAGACCATTAAGGATAATTCATATACATGGTTTGATTTTAATAATGTGAAGTTGAAAAAGAATCAGAAGTATCTATTAAGGTTGAAATGTAATGATTGCACTCAAAGTAATGCTATTACATGGTGGGCTGTGAAAAAGGAGGTTGAGTCGCATGTTTTTTTACTTACGAAGTTTGGGCCTGGCGCGGGGGATGCGTATTCCAAAGGTGAGGCATATGTAGACGGGGCTAAAATTGGTGGCGCATTTGCATTTCGCTTGTATTTTTAATTAATACGTTGGCGGGTTATTATTGTTAACCCGCTTTAGTATGTTCGAAATTTTACTGCATTAATAGTTGATATAGCGTCATTCTAGTCTAATCTTTAAATCTTGTCTCATCGTGTTTTTCTGAGCACTCAATGCTGCATCGCAGTCAATATAATTCACTTTCTTAAACAGCCTAAACTTTAAATCAAACTTTTTGTGCGCAAGGAGTCTGTATGAAGCAAACCAATCAGCAATGGCAGTCACGGCGTGAGCAAGCAGTTCCGCATGGAGTCGGCAATGCGTTGCCGGTCTATATTGAGAAAGCGAAAAATGCGGAAATTTGGGACGTTGAAGGCAAGCGCTATATTGATTTCGCTTCTGGTATTGCGGTGCTGAATACCGGGCATAACCATCCCGCAGTGATTGACGCAGTGCGTCAACAGCTTGAACAATTTACCCATCCTTGTTTCCAGGTCACGCCTTATGGGAATTATATCGAGCTTGCCGAACGGCTTAATCAACTGGTGCCGATTAGCGAGCCTTGTCAGACTTTGTTCCTGACAACGGGGGCGGAGGCGGTCGAAAATGCCATCAAAGTGGCACGTATTGCGACCGGGCGCTCGGCTATAATTGCGTTTCGTGGTGCGTTCCATGGTCGTACTCTGCTGGGCATGGCATTAACCGGTAAAGTTCAGCCCTATAAAAAAGGCTATGGCCCATTCCCGGCCGGAATTTATCACGCGCCTTATCCTGCGGCTTATCTCGGTGTGAGCGACACTCAGGCACTGGCGTCACTGGCGGGTATTTTTGCTGCGGATGTTTCTCCTGACGAAGTTGCCGCCATCATTATTGAACCGGTGCAGGGGGAAGGGGGCTTTTATGCGGCCTCAACGTCCTTTATGAAACAACTGCGCACCTTATGCGACAAGCATGGGATCGTATTGATTGCCGACGAAATTCAAAGTGGTTTCTGCCGGACCGGTAAAACCTTTGCCATAGAACACAGCGGCGTGGAACCGGATCTCGTCACCATGGCGAAAAGCCTGGCCGGTGGCTTCCCGCTGTCTGCGCTAGTCGGCAAGAAATCACTGTTTGATAAAGCGATGCCGGGCGGTCTGGGCGGCACTTATGCCGGGTCGCCTGTGGCGATTGCGGCGGCGCTGGCGGTCACTGACATAATAGAGAAAGAAAATCTCAATCAACGCGCGCAGATCATTGGCGAGCAAATCACCCATCGTTTACAGAAAATGGCAGAGCAATTTGACTGCATTGGCGATGTGCGTGGATACGGCGCGATGATTGCGATGGAGCTGGTCGAAGAGCGTGACAGCCATCGTCCGAATAAAGAATTAACTCAGGCACTTGTCAAAGAAGCAGGCAAGCAGGGGTTGGTTTTATTGTCCTGTGGGGTGCGTGCGAATGTGATTCGTTTTCTTGTCCCATTAACAGCTGAAAAAGAAATTGTTAATGAGGGCCTCAACATCTTGTCTTCTTGCCTCGAATTAGTGCAAAATACGCGCCTCACTAAATGAGAACAAAAAACCGACGTTAAACGCGTCGGTTATTTTTTTGCATTAAGTTCAAGCAGTCAAACAGGCATCCGCCAAAAAAACCAAGAGGCCGGGCTTCGTACCGGATAGATACTAGCTTTTAAAAAACGACAGTCGTGTCGCCGAGGAAATTTAGATGGGGCAGCTTTTTGCTTTTGCGCATGTATTCGCCGTTTGGGGGAATGACCATGTCGCTTAACGTCACCGCAGGTGCAAAATCTCGTGTTGAACTCCGTAAGAGCCTTACGCTCATTCCGGTAGTTATGATGGGTCTGGCTTATATGCAGCCGATGACCTTGTTCGATACATTTGGGATAGTATCTGGCCTTACCGACGGACATGTCGCTACGGCTTACGCGTTTGCCCTTGTGGCAATTTTGTTCACCGCGTTAAGTTATGGAAAGCTAGTACGCCGCTTCCCGTCTGCGGGTTCCGCTTATACCTACGCTCAAAAAGCAATCCACCCGGTGGTGGGCTTTATGGTGGGCTGGTCGGCGTTGCTTGATTATCTGTTTATGCCGATGATCAACATTCTGCTGGCTAAAATCTATTTTGAAGCCTTAGTACCGTCTATCCCGTCGTGGATTTTCGTGGTGCTTCTGGTTGGCTTCATGACTATCTCCAACCTGCGCGGCATTAAAACCGTGGCAAACTTCAACAGCCTTATTGTTGTGTTGCAGATGGTTGTGATGGTTGTGATTACCGGTCTGGTGATTTACGGCGTTGCCAATGGCGAAGGTGCCGGCACGTTAGCCAGTACGCGTCCATTCTGGTCTGAGAACGCAAACGTGGTGCCGATGATCACCGGCGCGACCATATTATGCTTCTCGTTCCTCGGATTTGACGGTATTAGCTCGCTGTCTGAAGAAACCAAAGATGCAGGCCGTGTCATCCCGAAAGCGATTTTCCTGACTGCCCTGATTGGCGGGGTGATCTTCGTTGTGGTGTCTTACTTCCTGCAACTGTACTTCCCGGATATTTCTCGCTTCCAGGATCCGGATGCGTCACAGCCAGAAATTATGCTGTTCGTGGCAGGCAAAGCCTTCCAGTTCGGTATCCTGATTTTCTCCTGTGTTACCGTTCTGGCTTCAGGTATGGCGGCACATGCGGGTGTTTCTCGCTTGATGTATGTTATGGGCCGTGATGGCGTGTTCCCGGAGCGTTTCTTCGGTTACATTCATCCGAAATGGCGTACTCCTGCGCTAAACGTGGTTCTGGTGGGTATCATTGCGCTGTTCGCCGTGAAGTTTGACCTGGTAACCGCAACAGCACTGATTAACTTTGGTGCGCTGGTGGCGTTCACCTTCGTTAACCTGTCGGTGATTTCCCAGTTCTGGATCCGCGAAGGCCGTAACAAAACTATCAAAGATCACATCAACTATCTGGTGCTGCCAACATGTGGCGCACTGACAGTAGGTGCGTTGTGGATTAACCTGGAAGAAAGCTCGATGATTCTGGGCCTGATTTGGGCGGCTATTGGCCTGACCTATCTGGCATTCGTGACTCGTCGCTTCCGTAACCCAGTTCCACAATTCAACGAAGACTTAGCGTAAAGCTTACGTCGAAAAAAAGGCTCTCGAATCGAGAGCCTTTTTTGTATCTGTCTTCCCACCAGGTCGTTAACCTACCAGAAACTGCGCGTACTCAAACAATGCCTTAAGTAACGCGGTCTTTTCTTTATCATCTTCATGCAGGTTATAGAGCGCTTCCAGTTCTTGCGCGTAGGCTTGTAACGCTTCCTGAGACAACACATCGCGACGGTGCTGCAACCAGCGCTGCTGCTCGGCCTCATCCAATGTGCCAGGGAAGTTACGCGCCCGATAATTGAACAGCAATTTTTCAATACGCTTATCGGCAAACGTAATATCCAGCGCGGGCAAATTCTGCGGATCGGTTTGCAGCACAATGCGCATGGCTGCGCGGTCGGCGTCGCTGAAAAAGCCATTGTACAGTTGTGCATCAACATTATCAGAAGGCACAAAAGGCTCTGCTTCAGCAAAAATCGCCACGGCTTTTTCGCGTACGGAAGGGTGCTCACGCAACAATTTCAGGTTTTCCAGGCAACGCTTGCGATCGATACCTAAACGTTCTGCATCTTCCGGTCGGAGGGTGTTGGCCACTGCCAGCACCGGACATTTATTAAGATGCACCAGTTTGATAGGTACGGCTGCCGTATCACCCAGTGCGGATTTCGGCGTATACAACCGCTCGCGCAACGCATCAGCATCCAGTTCCAGCAACGGTGAAATATCACCCGCCAAATCGACCATTATTACTGCATTTCGATTATCAGGATGCCAGGCGAGCGGGGCAATCCAGCTGGTGTTACCGCGCCACGCGCCAAACATGCCCGAAACATGTACCAGCGGTTTCATCTGCACAATATCAATCAATGTGGTGAGTTTGTGCTTTGAGCGGTGGCTGTAGAGATAATCAAACAGGCGCGGCTGGCGAGTTTTGACCAGTTGCGCCATTGCGATGGTGGCGTATACGTCCGACATGGCATCATGCGCGTTAGCATGCTCAATACCGTTGGCCTTGGTCAAATGTTCGAGGCGGAAACTCGGCAACCCTTCATCGTTCTCCGGCCAGACAATGCCTTCCGGTCGAAGTGCATAGCAGGCGCGCATGACATCGAGCAAATCCCAGCGCGAGTTATCGTTCTGCCAGCTCCAGCCATACGGATCATAAAAGTTACGATAGAAAATATTGCGTGTAACTTCGTCATCGAAACGCACATTGTTGTAGCCGACAACACACGTCTTCGGCAGGGTAAAAATTGAATGGATGCGCTTGGCAAAATCCGCTTCATTTACGCCACGCGCCAGGGCTAGTTGCGGCGTAATACCGGTAATCATTACCGCTTCAGGCTGAGGCAGATAGTCATCCGCCGGTTTGCAGTAAAAGACTTCCGGCTCGCCAATAACATTAAATTCAGAGTCAGTGCGGATGGCCGCGAATTGCGCAGGGCGGTCAAGTGACGGGCTTTTACCGAAAGTTTCGTAGTCATGAAAAAGGAAGGTCGGTTGTTGCGTTGTATTGTCCACGGTTTACTTCCGCCCTTGAGTGTTGTTTAACGTGCTGTTATTAAACTGAAATCCCACTAAAACCCTCTCCATGTGTCAATCATTGCTGTCGGGTGTTGCATAAGCCAATGGTAAACCATTAACAGCCTTGCAAGAAGTCTCCGCAATGACTGAATAATGTATTCGTCAAAGGTATGTGAGTGAGCGCATTCATATCTTTTTGCAATTTAATTGCGAAAAAAGTCACAAACTGCAGTAAAAGAGGCGGCTGAATTAATTGTTACCGAGGATATATCGTTGAAGATCCGTCTGTTTGCTGTTTGTACCTTGCTTTCATTTTCTGTTCACTCCGCTTTTGCCGACGACACCTTTGTTAATGCACCAGCTCCACCACAAATTCAGGCGGGCTCGTGGGTATTGATGGATTACACCACCGGGCAAATTCTGGCTGCGGAAAATGAGCATGTGCGACGCAATCCAGCGAGTCTGACCAAACTGATGACCGGCTACGTGGTCGATCGTGCGATTGATAGCGGCCGGATCTCGGCAAACGATATGGTGACCGTCGGTAAGGATGCCTGGGCAAAAGGCAATCCGGTATTTGATGGCTCGTCGCTGATGTTCCTGAAAGCGGGCGACCGCTTGACCGTGCATGACTTGAGTCGTGGGCTGATTATTGACTCCGGAAATGATGCCTGTGTTGCGCTTGCCGATTATGTGGCCGGTGGACAGCCGCAATTTGTGGCAATGATGAATAAATACGTGCAACAACTCCACCTGCGCGACACCCATTTCGAAACGGTTCATGGCCTGGATGCCCCAGGCCAGCACAGCACCGCTTATGATCTTGCTGTACTTTCCCGAGCGATAATCCACGGCGAACCCGATTTTTATCACATGTACAGCGAGCGCAGCCTCACCTGGAACGGTATCACGCAACAAAACCGTAATGGCTTGTTGTGGGACAAAGGGCTGAATGTGGATGGGCTGAAAACCGGCCACACCGCGAGTGCTGGTTTTAACCTTATCGCCTCGAGCGTCGTCGGCGAGCGCCGTTTGATTGCCGTGGTGATGGGGGCGGAAAGTCCAAAAGGGCGCGAAGATCAGGCGCGTAAACTGCTGCATTGGGGCCAGGATAACTTCGATACCGTGCAGGTTCTGCATAAAGGCAAAAAAATCGGTACTGAAGCTATCTGGTATGGCGATAAAAAGCAGATCGAAGTCGGGACCAATCAGGATGTTTATCTGGCTCTGCCAAAGTCTGAAGTCCCGAACATTAAAGCCAAATATATTCTCGATAATCAGGAGATTGAAGCGCCAATTGCCGCCAATCAACATGTGGGGGAAATCGAGCTCTTTGATCGCGACAAACTCATTGCGCACTGGCCGTTGGTGACGCTAACTGACGTCAAAAAGGGCAGTACCTGGTCGCGCCTGGGTGACTATATCAGCCACAAACTGTAATTCATTACACGCGTACACAACGGGCCGGCAGGAATGTCGGCCCGTTTTTATTGGCTGTACTATGCTCTACAACGATGCTTTACGACGGCGCTCAACCAACGATGACTAAACGGTCGGAAGTTTTGCGAAAAGCGATCATGCTCGCAAAGTAACCACATCACCCTGACAAAGGATTGTTTCCCTGCACTAGAGTGGTGTATAAACATACAGTATTTTTTAATCAGGTCAGGAGGTCATATGGAATTTAACGTACAACAAGTCCACGAGCGTAAAGTTGCCGGTTTTCATATGGTTGGGCCGTGGGAGCAAACGGTTCATCAAGGTTTTGAACAACTTGCCATGTGGGTAAAAACCCACAAAATCGTCGGTGAGGAGTGGCTGGCGGTTTATTACGATAATCCCGATTTGGTGCCTGCGGAGAAATTACGTTGCGACACCGTTGTCTCGGTGAGTGAAAACTTTACCGTGCCGGATAACAGCGAAGGCGTCATCGTCACCGGTATTCAGGGGGGGCAGTATGCGGTGGCCCGTGCCCGCGTTGACGACGGCGATTTTGCGAAACCGTGGAATCTCTTTTTTGACAGCGTTCTTGCCAGCAATAGCTACCAGATAACCGGTAAACCCTGCTTTGAACACTATCTGAACGACGGCTCAGAAAGTGGCGTGTGGGAAATAGACATGTATATTCCGGTGGCAGATCAAGTCTGATGCTAAAGGGGGCATACGCCCCCTAACTTTGTGATGTCCACTCAAAAAAAACAGGTACAATCCCGTTTTTATTTCCAGGGGAGCTGAGTGTGCGTCCAGATAAATCACTAAGCCCATTTGAGATCCGCATTTACCGCAACTACCGGACAGTGCATGGTATCCGCATCGCGCTGGCATTTGTTCTCACATTTTTGATTGTTCATCTTCTGAAAGTGCCCGAAGGAACGTGGCCGCTAATCACACTCGTGGTTGTGATGGGGCCGATCTCTTTCTGGGGCAACGTCGTGCCCCGCGCCTTTGAGCGTATTGGGGGAACGATTTGCGGTGCTGCCATGGGGCTTGTGGCGCTGAAACTTGAACTGTTTTCGCTCCCGCTCATGTTGGTCTGGTGTGCAATCGCCATGTTTATCTGCGGCTATCTGGCTTTGGGGAAACGTCCGTACCAGGCTCTGCTGATTGGGATCACTCTTGCCGTCGTGGTGGGGGCTCCAGCGGGGGACATGGAGATTGCCCTTTGGCGTAGCGGCGACGTTATCTTTGGCTCACTACTGGCCATGCTCTTTACCAGCATTTATCCCCAGCGCGCCTTTATCCACTGGCGCATACAAATGGCAAACTTCGTCACTGCCTTTGGCCGGGTTTACAACGCCGGATTTTCACCTAACTTATTAGAGCGCCCGCGCCTGGAAAAACACTTACAGAAGGTGCTTGGCGATGTGGTGAGAATGCGGGCGCTGATTGGCCCGAGCAGTAAAGAGACGCACATTCAAAAGTCGATTTTAGAGGCGATTCAGACGGTTAGTCGCAATATGGTGTGCACGCTCGAGCTGCAGGTCAACGCTTATTGGGCATCCAGGGAAAGCCATTTTCTGATGATCAATGCCCACACTTTGCGCGAAACGCAACAAATGACCCAGGGCACGCTTGCCGCTATCGCTCGGGCGTTACACGATGGCAACCCGTCACCGATTTCGGCAAACAATGAAAAACTGAGTGAAATCGTCAGTGAGCTGCACGAGCTGATGCAAAATGGCCAAAATGGGAAACTTCAGGAAACACCGATTCATGGTTACGTCTGGTTGAGTCTGGAGCTTGCTCGTCAACTAGAATTGCTTTCGCAGTTGATCTGTCGCGCGTTACGTAAATAATTGCTTAACCTGAGGTGAATTGCTGGTTTCGATTCAGCAGCTTTTGAGGTTAAGATAGCGAAATACACCAATCGCCTGTACTGTTCGGGTTGTCGCCTTGTATCACGCAGCTTGAAGTCGTACGGAGCATCCCCAAGTATGATGGGGTAAAAGAATTGTCAGCGGCCGCCGCTACCATTAAAGTAATCTGATGGCGGCTGTCTTAACGAATCCG
The nucleotide sequence above comes from Buttiauxella selenatireducens. Encoded proteins:
- a CDS encoding LysR substrate-binding domain-containing protein gives rise to the protein MKPLLDVLIILDTLDKEGSFAAAATKLFKTPSALSYTVQKLENDLNIQILDRSGHRARFTRTGQLLLEKGREVLHTVRELEQQAIKLHQGWENELVIGVDDSFPFSLLTPLIEAFYKSYSVTRLKFINGVLGGSWEALTEGRADIIVGAMSDPPSISGFGFTLLGQLESVFVVAPHHPLADAEEPLNRRVIKRSRAVIVGDTSRLEPSRSMHLLEDQDAITVFDFKTKLELQISGIGCGYVPRYMAQRFIESGVLVEKQVISHVPFVPVWIGWNEQTAGLASEWWREQITTNSAISRIYAQEMGR
- a CDS encoding class I SAM-dependent methyltransferase, which codes for MSFKVSGGKVEDGVVFGNTFDKYGSKNPIVRWMMSGFDSSLEKFVAQANPKTIHEVGCGEGFWVNKWNENGLKAVGSDFSHDVISIAKENALSKKLTPEVFNIKSIYDLTPETDSADLIVCCEVMEHLEDPERAMKILQSLVDKYLIISVPREPVWCALNMARGKYIKDFGNTPGHIQHWSKKSFVKFTEKYFKIIEVTSPFPWTMLLCVPYEKN
- the gabT gene encoding 4-aminobutyrate--2-oxoglutarate transaminase, whose protein sequence is MKQTNQQWQSRREQAVPHGVGNALPVYIEKAKNAEIWDVEGKRYIDFASGIAVLNTGHNHPAVIDAVRQQLEQFTHPCFQVTPYGNYIELAERLNQLVPISEPCQTLFLTTGAEAVENAIKVARIATGRSAIIAFRGAFHGRTLLGMALTGKVQPYKKGYGPFPAGIYHAPYPAAYLGVSDTQALASLAGIFAADVSPDEVAAIIIEPVQGEGGFYAASTSFMKQLRTLCDKHGIVLIADEIQSGFCRTGKTFAIEHSGVEPDLVTMAKSLAGGFPLSALVGKKSLFDKAMPGGLGGTYAGSPVAIAAALAVTDIIEKENLNQRAQIIGEQITHRLQKMAEQFDCIGDVRGYGAMIAMELVEERDSHRPNKELTQALVKEAGKQGLVLLSCGVRANVIRFLVPLTAEKEIVNEGLNILSSCLELVQNTRLTK
- a CDS encoding APC family permease; protein product: MSLNVTAGAKSRVELRKSLTLIPVVMMGLAYMQPMTLFDTFGIVSGLTDGHVATAYAFALVAILFTALSYGKLVRRFPSAGSAYTYAQKAIHPVVGFMVGWSALLDYLFMPMINILLAKIYFEALVPSIPSWIFVVLLVGFMTISNLRGIKTVANFNSLIVVLQMVVMVVITGLVIYGVANGEGAGTLASTRPFWSENANVVPMITGATILCFSFLGFDGISSLSEETKDAGRVIPKAIFLTALIGGVIFVVVSYFLQLYFPDISRFQDPDASQPEIMLFVAGKAFQFGILIFSCVTVLASGMAAHAGVSRLMYVMGRDGVFPERFFGYIHPKWRTPALNVVLVGIIALFAVKFDLVTATALINFGALVAFTFVNLSVISQFWIREGRNKTIKDHINYLVLPTCGALTVGALWINLEESSMILGLIWAAIGLTYLAFVTRRFRNPVPQFNEDLA
- a CDS encoding glycosyltransferase family 2 protein, whose amino-acid sequence is MKLIIQIPCFNEAETLAIALNALPRHVEGFDVVEWLVIDDGSTDDTISVAKQNGVDHIVKHTGNKGLAKAFMTGLDACLSLDADVIINTDADNQYCAEDIPLLVAPILEHRAEMVIGERPIAAIEHFSPIKKCLQKLGSWVVRVASKTDIPDAPSGFRAMSRATAQKLMVFNDYTYTLETIIQAGQKNITITSVPVRVNEDLRPSRLVKSISSYIKRSIVTIVRIFVIYRPFRFFGAIGAVLFFAGFLLGVRFLYKYLTGDGNGYIQSLILASVLMGMGFQTLLIAFVTDLLSANRKLLEDLRFKVAQINTDPIKKSDQNK
- the yoeI gene encoding membrane protein YoeI, which gives rise to MGQLFAFAHVFAVWGNDHVA